A genomic region of Methanothermobacter thermautotrophicus str. Delta H contains the following coding sequences:
- the tgtA gene encoding tRNA guanosine(15) transglycosylase TgtA, with the protein MFEIKSKDGLGRTGILKTEHGTVRTPALMPVIHPGKQTIDVKGPGAEIVITNAYIIYRNPELRERALSDGVHRLIDFDGPIMTDSGSFQLSEYGDIEVENPEIIRFQDEIGTDIGTSLDIPTPPGVSHRRAIEEVEVTLERARESIEYRERMMLNAVVQGSTHPDLRRYCASRLAELPVELHPIGAVVPLMESYRYRELVDAVLSSVSELPPSRPRHLMGAGHPMLFALAVSMGCDLFDSAAYILYAEDDRLLSTEGTYKLENLQEMPCSCSVCTDYTPSELMGMDREERRNLIAEHNLHVSFAEIRKVRQAIHDGNLMELVEERCRAHPRLLEGYRRMSEYLDLIEKFEPRSKRSAFFYTGPESLGRVEVHRHLKRVKEHLGERLALVAPSRRPYSSSLPARIGGFSSLRPQSGGPWRVVVVDLPFGIIPLELDQVYPLAQSDAPGIMDLDGEEFLRGLVRDLMDGDAIVDDALCSELGIELPYKYMGEVETTVDDLDRVRMVADYQFGMGAGELLFTDDVRIERSRNTGKIRHIYAGDELICTMRASDGLLVLGAEGAVRLHKGTDYPAWRVAVNEESEPFARKGKSVFAKFIIDCDNNIRANDEVLIVNADDELLATGKALLCAEEMMDLNHGQAVKTRKGGF; encoded by the coding sequence ATGTTTGAAATAAAATCAAAGGACGGCCTCGGAAGGACGGGGATCCTTAAAACAGAGCATGGGACCGTAAGGACACCAGCGCTCATGCCTGTAATACATCCAGGTAAACAGACCATCGATGTTAAGGGCCCCGGAGCCGAGATTGTGATAACGAATGCATACATAATCTACAGAAACCCTGAACTGAGGGAGAGGGCTCTCAGTGATGGAGTTCACAGACTGATAGACTTCGACGGACCCATAATGACGGATTCAGGTTCATTCCAGCTATCAGAGTACGGGGACATTGAGGTCGAGAACCCTGAGATAATACGTTTCCAGGATGAGATAGGCACAGACATAGGCACATCACTGGACATACCAACACCACCTGGTGTTAGCCACAGGAGGGCCATAGAGGAGGTTGAGGTCACCCTTGAGAGGGCCAGGGAGTCCATTGAGTACAGGGAGAGAATGATGCTCAATGCCGTTGTACAGGGTTCAACACACCCTGACCTGAGGAGGTACTGCGCATCACGCCTGGCCGAGCTACCGGTGGAGCTCCACCCCATCGGTGCTGTGGTGCCTCTAATGGAGTCCTACCGCTACAGGGAACTCGTCGACGCCGTACTTTCATCGGTATCTGAGCTCCCACCCTCAAGGCCAAGGCACCTCATGGGGGCAGGCCACCCAATGCTATTCGCCCTGGCAGTTTCAATGGGGTGCGACCTCTTTGATTCAGCGGCCTACATACTCTACGCAGAGGATGACCGCCTCCTCAGCACTGAGGGAACATACAAACTTGAGAACCTCCAGGAGATGCCATGTTCCTGCAGTGTCTGCACGGATTACACACCATCAGAGCTCATGGGGATGGACAGGGAGGAGCGGAGGAACCTGATAGCGGAACACAACCTGCATGTGAGCTTCGCAGAGATAAGGAAGGTCCGCCAGGCAATCCACGACGGAAACCTCATGGAACTGGTCGAAGAGCGCTGCAGGGCACACCCCCGCCTCCTTGAGGGGTACAGGCGCATGTCAGAGTACCTTGATCTCATTGAAAAATTTGAGCCCAGGTCCAAGAGGTCGGCCTTCTTCTACACAGGCCCAGAGTCACTGGGGCGCGTGGAGGTCCACAGACACCTTAAAAGGGTTAAGGAGCACCTCGGGGAAAGATTAGCCCTCGTGGCCCCATCAAGGAGGCCCTACTCATCCAGCCTCCCCGCCAGGATCGGGGGTTTCAGTTCACTGAGACCCCAGAGTGGGGGACCATGGAGGGTCGTGGTGGTGGACCTCCCCTTCGGTATAATCCCCCTGGAACTTGACCAGGTATACCCCCTGGCCCAGAGCGATGCCCCGGGTATAATGGACCTTGACGGGGAGGAGTTCCTTAGGGGCCTTGTCAGGGACCTCATGGATGGAGATGCAATAGTGGACGATGCCCTCTGCAGCGAACTTGGAATTGAACTCCCCTACAAGTACATGGGTGAAGTTGAAACCACCGTTGATGACCTGGACCGTGTGAGGATGGTGGCAGACTACCAGTTCGGTATGGGCGCTGGTGAACTCCTCTTCACCGATGATGTGAGGATTGAGAGGAGCCGCAACACGGGTAAGATAAGGCACATATATGCAGGGGATGAGCTCATCTGCACCATGAGGGCATCAGATGGTCTCCTGGTCCTCGGGGCAGAGGGGGCGGTCAGGCTCCACAAGGGAACAGACTACCCTGCCTGGAGGGTGGCAGTAAATGAGGAGTCTGAACCCTTTGCAAGGAAGGGTAAAAGTGTTTTTGCAAAGTTTATAATAGACTGCGACAATAATATAAGGGCCAACGATGAAGTTTTAATTGTTAATGCTGATGATGAACTTCTGGCCACAGGCAAGGCACTCCTCTGTGCCGAGGAGATGATGGACCTCAACCATGGCCAGGCAGTTAAAACCAGGAAAGGAGGATTTTAA
- a CDS encoding nascent polypeptide-associated complex protein encodes MIPGMGMNPKQLKQMQRAMKQMGMDMKDLRGVEEVVIKLKRKEIIIKNPKVNVMEFMGQKTYQVTGKARERSLEAEMEIPEDDIELVMNQTGASREDATRALQETGGDLAEAIMRLS; translated from the coding sequence TTGATACCGGGTATGGGAATGAACCCCAAGCAGCTGAAACAGATGCAGAGGGCCATGAAGCAGATGGGAATGGATATGAAGGATCTTCGTGGCGTTGAAGAGGTTGTTATCAAACTCAAGAGGAAGGAGATCATAATAAAAAACCCCAAGGTCAATGTAATGGAGTTCATGGGACAGAAGACATACCAGGTGACTGGTAAGGCCCGTGAAAGGTCCCTTGAAGCTGAAATGGAGATACCCGAGGATGACATCGAACTGGTCATGAACCAGACCGGTGCAAGCAGGGAGGACGCCACAAGGGCCCTCCAGGAGACAGGGGGGGACCTTGCAGAGGCAATTATGAGGCTGAGCTGA